TTTGTACGTTCACCACTGAACTGGCGTGTGAAAAGGGTGGCACTGTCACTGCTACGAGCTACCTTTGGGCAGATGACGCCTCCTCAAACGAGGGTACTTCTCTTAATTCCGCTCAGATCATCGACGGTGAATGCGACAACACACAGCCTCAAGGCAGCTCGTCCAATGAGTTTATCTCTGGCAGCGTCGCAGGCTCGCTTGCCACTTCAGTTTTGGCAGTTGTCGGCATTGCAGGAGCCCTAGGTGGATTTATCCAACAATTGCTCGCAGCGTTCCCTATGCTCCAGCAGTTTTTCCGCGCCTAACTATTTCCCCGCGGGGTTTGGCCTTATGATTAGCTAAAACCACTTCTCCGCAGTGAAAGCTAGTCGCCTTGCCCCCATCTTTTTTCAAGCGCTTCCGCAAATCCGAACCGGATCTTTTGGCCCTGCCTCCCCAGATCCGGGACGTTGTCGCGGAGGTGCTTGATGTATTTATGGCGGAATCTTTAGTTATTATCAACATCGATCAGCACAGCGCCACCATGCTTATCGACGCCGCCAGCCACCTTAACCCCACCCGCTTCACCGGACCCAAGGGCCGCCCGCTCAGCGTCATTCCTATTGATGATCCCCGAGCTCGCCCCACACTTCACCCCGATCACGGGTGGATGATCCCACTTAGCCCTCCCGTTGTTGAGGAGCTTGTGGACAATGGTTTAGAACCGGGAGAAAAAGAATTAGAGAGCATCAACGTAGCTTTCATTGTTGATGCTCTCTAGCAGGTTTCCGCTATTTACAGTGCGCGGAACACTACTGTGTAGCTTCCATCTGGGCGGGCTACAACTCCCACACCACCGCGGGTGATTCCCTGCTGCAACATATTGTTCTTGTGCGATGGCGATCCATCCCACAAGGTAACTGCACGTTCTGGGCTGCTGCAGTACGCGACGTTTTCATAGAAGTTTCCGCCAGCTGGATGTCCTGCTGGTGCACCGGAATCAGTGAGGCTTTGTGCCCATGAATGCGCGCCGGCAGCTAGGTTGGCATCTGCTGCCACTGCCCCCAAACCGTGTTGCGCACGATACAGATTGATTTGGTTCAATACCGCAGTTTCTACTGCTGAAGAATTACCTGCGGCAGCTGGTTGTGCAAATACAGGGGCGATAGCTGGAGTTACGCCAAGATCGCTTGATCCCATGGCTGATACTGGTGAAGCGGAGACTGCTTGAAGGCTGGCTAGAGCGATTGCAGCTGTGCTTGCAAGAATTCCGACTCTTTTAAAGGCTGAGACTTTAAAGAAAGTCATGGCACCTCTTCCTAAGTATTCTTATCTGAGATTTCGCTTAACAAAGCGGGACAAGCCTAAGAATAGCTTAAGATTAGGAACTTAGCTAACTTTCTTATAATAAGTTAGATTGCAGAATATATAAATGTATTTTAATCAGGAAACCCCAGACAGGAAGAATTTTCATTCCGTCTTTAACGCTCAACGTAGGAGAATCTAAAGTAATAAAAAATTAAGCGTCGTACTGACTACGTCGACTCTGAAAGATTTTTACTTAACTTTTACTAAGCAATCGCTGCTAAAATTTTTACACTAAAAATAAAAAATCTGCTCACTTTGAGATTCATTTAGTCTCTTACGTGACCCACCAGGATTAAGCCCTGCTTGGCAGGCACCGGCTACCCTACAACCCGGGACACGAAGGAGACTTGCCGATCATCGTTCTAAAGTCTATTCAACATAGGGCTCACATAAGAAAGTTGAGGTGTACGACACGAAGAATGAACAGGTGTTACTCCAGCAGATCCTCAGCGATCTCAGCACCAATGAATCGACACTGCATAACGTTCGCCTACTAAGCACAGCCCCCGCCACACAAAACAACAGTATCTACGAGCCATACGGATCCCCACGATGAGGAACGAAAACGCACACAGCTTTTCCGACACGACACCAAATTTCTGATCCCTCTTCCGGTTTGTGGACCACCCTCATCACCCTATTCTCATAGACGTTTAGGTGAGAGCGTTGAAAAATCAACCGCTCCCCCAGGATAAACGCCCCACCACCTAGTCAGTTCTGGGTGCTTAAACAAAGACACTCTGGGTAGAAGCATCCGCAATCGACGTAAAGATCACTCTTAAACAAATTGTCCACATCATGTCAACGAAATAGCCGCCCCTGAATCCTATACGCTGGGCTTATTTTATTAGCAGCTCAAGGTTCGTCTTATTTTAATGCTGTAGGTCCTACTGAATGGGTGCCCCTCAAACCGTTGCAGGCCGGGTAGCACCTGAACCCGTCCTAGATTCCGACATACTCCCAAATGCTAACTACGAGAAAATGCTCAGATATTTTCGCCACCTCACGGCTGGGTAAGAATGCTAAATCTTCGGATTCTTGGAGTACCCAAACGCTTGGGATATGTAGATGCATTCCGGTGGGTGCCGAGCCCATACTCAATACGGTGGGGCTGCCGTCCTACCACTCGAAGGACGACTTCGCGAAGCGTCACAATAGTAATTAATCAGTTTTACCCAGAAAGCGGAGGCACTCGTAACAACAGCATTACGTGTAGGCTAGGCCACACTCGACCGCACGACCTAGATTCCACAACAGATTAATTATGTTTAGGAGACCACTATGCGAGTCGTTATTATTGGAGCCACAGGCAACCACGGTACTGCTGTGCTCAAAGCGTTGCAGTCCACCCATGAAGTTACACACATTACCGGTATCGCTCGGCGTCTTCCTGATGCTAACTTCAAACCTTACGCTGGCTGCGAGTGGGAAACTGTGGATATCGCTGCAGCCAGTACTGCTACCGACGCAATCATTGAATTAACCGACATACTCCAAGGAACTGACGCGGTAATTCATTTAGCCTGGTTAATTCAGCCGAACAAGCGCCGAGAACTTCTCAGCCGAGTAAATGTGAAGGGCACCCGACGCGTCGCCGAGGCTATAGCTGCTGCTGGAGTGCCACGCCTGGTGGTCGCTAGCTCCGTAGGGGCTCATGCTCCTGATCACAGCCGTAAAGATAAAGAAAACCCGCCTCTGCGGGAAGAGAATTGGCCCGCCACCGGCATAGCATCGACTCACTACAGCTGCGACAAGGCTGGTACGGTAGCTGCGAATGCTGGCTGTATTGATATGGCCATGCAAGCACCCATGATGGATAGCTCCGGTGCGGTGAAGGGATTAGGTTGGCAACCACAGCACAGTGTGGCCGATGCTTTGCGCGAATTGTTTAACGCTCTGTGTAGTGGCCAAAGGGCTTCGTTTCTACCGCTGCGCCCCCGTGAACGGGTCCCTGTCGCCCCCTCGGGTGACATTCCCAATGAGATGTCGCAAGAAGAGCCTCTTCAGCTGCAACTTACCAACCACTTGACCGGGGCAACCGCAGCCACGGACCGAGTGGCACATGACTACGTAGACACCCCAATGTTCGCGACAGTCTCGGCTTTGGCCGTGGAAATCCAGACGAAACGAGAATCTTTAAAAAATTTTATCCAACGATCAACTCTCAAGCAGATGTCATACCGACAGGCCGTCGCAGACGACGCTGAAAAGATAGGAAGGTTAAAGGACAACGAGCGGGTGGCAAGTCGCCCTCCCTGACGATGCGGCTCGAGACCGAGCTGACGCGCAGTGCAGTAATCGTTAAAAGGCGGGTGGGAAACTGTAATTAAGTCCTCGGAAAAACGCAGATGGACCGCACGCCTTTCGCGAAGTTCCGCGATAACATCCCCGATCGACTCACAGTTTTAGATGAGGTACACACTTATGCACGTTCCCGAGCTTTATTAAAAACACATGAGGTCTACAAAGATCAAACAATCCACCCTCAAGAATAGGAGCTAGAGATGACTGACCCAAAGAAAAGGGCAAAAGGAGAGAACCTCGATCCTACGGAACCAAAAAACGGCGATATAAATACCGAGGGTCCGAAAAATAATGCGGAGACTGTGGAGGAATGGGAATATGAGTCTTTTCCAGCCAGTGATCCTCCTCAGAACTATTGATCAGCTATGACTCTTACTAACGTTGCCACACAGATTTCCGAATTGGCCACCCATCATGGTTTTACTGTTGCCGTTGCAGAATCGTTGACCGGTGGAAAAATCACTAGCCGACTTAGTGCTGCTCCGGATTCCTCTCGATGGTTGGCTGGAGGCATAGTTTGCTATGAAACTCGGATCAAATATGAGGTGCTTGGGGTGCCCGAAGGAACCCCAGTTATAACAGAAGCAGCGGTGAATGCCATGGTCACTGGTATTGCTGATCTGATGACTGCGGATGCGACCGTTGCTGTCTCGGGTGCAGGCGGGCCAAGTGACCAAGAAGGAAAACCCCCAGGCACAACGTGGATAGCAGTCATGGTCCGTGATGCTATTCACACTGAGCTACACCATTTCCGCGGTGAACCAGAGGAGATTCTCCACGCAACCGAAGAGCATGCCCTGCACCTGTTGTACAACAAATTAGTCGAGGCCTGCTCGACTATTTGACCAACACTTCCCTACCTAAGGAGAAAAATGAAAGCGTTGACCTGGCAAGGAAAACGAAAAGTAAGTGTAGAAACCGTACCCGATCCAGAGCTTAAAACCTCCACGGATGCCATTATCGAAGTGACGTCCACTGCTATCTGCGGTTCAGACCTTCATCTTTATGAAGTACTTGGGCCTTTCATGGATCCTGGCGACATCATCGGACATGAACCAATGGGAAGAGTTGTCGAAGCAGGGTCAGCTACCCACCTAAAGGAAGGGGATCGTGTAGTCATTCCCTTCACGATCTCTTGTGGCACCTGCTGGATGTGTAAACGCGGATTGTACTCGCAATGCGAAACGACCCAGGTGACCGAACACGGTTCTGGAGCGAAACTCTTCGGTTACTCCCGTCTGTATGGTTCTGTACCGGGTGCGCAGGCACAATACCTGAGAGTTCCACACGCTGATTTCGGCCCCATCAAAGTCGGTGAGGAACTACCTGACCACCGCTACCTCTTCCTAAGTGATGTTTTGCCGACTGCATGGCAAGGTGTGAAGTACGCCGGTGTCCGCGAAGGTGACACACTTGCTGTCTACGGTCTAGGCCCAGTGGGACAAATGGCAGCACGCATCGGTCGGCATTTGGGCGCCCGGGTATTCGGTATCGATCCGGTCCCTGAACGTCGTGCAATGGCGGCCCGTCACGGTATCGAGGTGTTCGATTTTAATGAAGACACAAATGACGCTATCCGAGACACCACTGACGGGCGTGGTCCAGACTGTGTCGTAGATGCCGTGGGTATGGAAGCTCACGGTTCCTCTGTAGGCAAACTTGCCCATCAAGCTATCGGTGTGCTGCCCGATGCACTCGGTCGGAAAATGATGGAACACGGCGGATTGGACCGCCTCTCGGCTGTGCATTCAGCTATCGATTTGGTACGCCGTGGCGGAACTATCTCACTCTCCGGTGTCTACGGTGGACAGGCTAGCCCGATGCCAATGCTCACTCTCTTTGATAAACAAATTCAACTGCGTATGGGCCAGTGCAACGTAAAAAGATGGATCGATGACCTCCTACCGCTAGTAGAAGATTCATCCGATCCTCTAGGGGTAGATGACCTGGTCACACACCGCGTACCTCTTGTAGATGCACCGTCGGCTTATGAGAAGTTCCAAAAAAAGCACGACGGATGCATCAAGGTTGTGCTAGATCCACACTCCATCGAAGAGGCCACCGTGGATTCACCCCTCGACTAACCAAGACACTGCCATGTATGCGGTCGCCCCAGAAAAACTTATCGTTATCTAGAGAGGAGCTTTAACCGCAGGTCATGTTTAACAGCAAAAGGCGACAGTAATATTTCGTTCACTCCGTGTTCCCCGTCTCACTGACGGAATTCCTATAAAATTTTCCTGTGTCATGAGGCGGGTATAACAGTCGAGGCGGGGGTGCGCCCGTATGGTGATTTGAGACAGGGGCTAGGAGAATTAGTTCCATGTCGAATCGCCGTATCTTCACTGAAGAGTTCAAAGCAGGGGCTGTACAACTCGTCGTATCATCCGGGCGCTCCATCAAAGATGTAGCCACCGAGTTAGGCATCCAAGAAGCAACATTGGGTGCGTGGGTAAGCCTGGAAAACTTAAACACCCCGATGCTGGTGTGGATGAACCAGGCCCTGTTGAGTGAGCGAAATACAAGGCTTTGCAGGCTGAGAATGCTGCGTTGAAACGAGAGAATGAGTTTCTGGGAAAAGCCAGAGCTTTCTTTGCAGCGAAGCACCTGTA
Above is a genomic segment from Corynebacterium suranareeae containing:
- a CDS encoding CAP domain-containing protein yields the protein MTFFKVSAFKRVGILASTAAIALASLQAVSASPVSAMGSSDLGVTPAIAPVFAQPAAAGNSSAVETAVLNQINLYRAQHGLGAVAADANLAAGAHSWAQSLTDSGAPAGHPAGGNFYENVAYCSSPERAVTLWDGSPSHKNNMLQQGITRGGVGVVARPDGSYTVVFRAL
- a CDS encoding NAD-dependent epimerase/dehydratase family protein; amino-acid sequence: MRVVIIGATGNHGTAVLKALQSTHEVTHITGIARRLPDANFKPYAGCEWETVDIAAASTATDAIIELTDILQGTDAVIHLAWLIQPNKRRELLSRVNVKGTRRVAEAIAAAGVPRLVVASSVGAHAPDHSRKDKENPPLREENWPATGIASTHYSCDKAGTVAANAGCIDMAMQAPMMDSSGAVKGLGWQPQHSVADALRELFNALCSGQRASFLPLRPRERVPVAPSGDIPNEMSQEEPLQLQLTNHLTGATAATDRVAHDYVDTPMFATVSALAVEIQTKRESLKNFIQRSTLKQMSYRQAVADDAEKIGRLKDNERVASRPP
- a CDS encoding CinA family protein, which translates into the protein MTLTNVATQISELATHHGFTVAVAESLTGGKITSRLSAAPDSSRWLAGGIVCYETRIKYEVLGVPEGTPVITEAAVNAMVTGIADLMTADATVAVSGAGGPSDQEGKPPGTTWIAVMVRDAIHTELHHFRGEPEEILHATEEHALHLLYNKLVEACSTI
- a CDS encoding zinc-dependent alcohol dehydrogenase, with translation MKALTWQGKRKVSVETVPDPELKTSTDAIIEVTSTAICGSDLHLYEVLGPFMDPGDIIGHEPMGRVVEAGSATHLKEGDRVVIPFTISCGTCWMCKRGLYSQCETTQVTEHGSGAKLFGYSRLYGSVPGAQAQYLRVPHADFGPIKVGEELPDHRYLFLSDVLPTAWQGVKYAGVREGDTLAVYGLGPVGQMAARIGRHLGARVFGIDPVPERRAMAARHGIEVFDFNEDTNDAIRDTTDGRGPDCVVDAVGMEAHGSSVGKLAHQAIGVLPDALGRKMMEHGGLDRLSAVHSAIDLVRRGGTISLSGVYGGQASPMPMLTLFDKQIQLRMGQCNVKRWIDDLLPLVEDSSDPLGVDDLVTHRVPLVDAPSAYEKFQKKHDGCIKVVLDPHSIEEATVDSPLD
- a CDS encoding transposase, producing MSNRRIFTEEFKAGAVQLVVSSGRSIKDVATELGIQEATLGAWVSLENLNTPMLVWMNQALLSERNTRLCRLRMLR